In Cyprinus carpio isolate SPL01 chromosome A1, ASM1834038v1, whole genome shotgun sequence, the following proteins share a genomic window:
- the tspan34 gene encoding tetraspanin 34 encodes MCCKGFLKIMMFVFNGIIFLAGAAILAVGIWVAVDRVSLLGFLDHIEDAPPELAQLANIGYLLIGVGAFLTLVGFMGCCGAVKESKCMLLSFFTIVLIIFLVEVAAAVVLFVFEPLVQKFLDEIEETVAKSIEDNYGSDESFTSVWNSTMNELKCCGYKNYTDFMGSQFVNTTSLYPDTCCTSSSGPCNENAAKTDIVVGCFQALVNLVEDNAVLLAGVALGIAALEIAAMVVSMILYKNVGK; translated from the exons ATGTGCTGCAAGggttttctcaaaattatgatGTTCGTCTTCAACGGCATCATCTTT CTGGCAGGCGCTGCCATATTGGCGGTGGGCATCTGGGTGGCAGTAGACAGAGTCTCTCTTCTGGGCTTTTTAGACCACATAGAAGACGCGCCGCCTGAACTGGCACAGCTGGCAAACATCGGCTACCTGCTGATCGGCGTGGGAGCGTTTCTGACGCTCGTGGGCTTCATGGGATGCTGTGGGGCCGTAAAGGAAAGCAAATGCATGCTGCTCTCG TTCTTCACCATTGTGCTCATTATCTTCCTCGTGGAGGTGGCAGCGGCCGTAGTGCTCTTCGTCTTTGAGCCTTTG GTTCAGAAATTTCTGGATGAAATTGAAGAAACAGTTGCTAAAAGCATTGAGGACAACTATGGCAGTGATGAGAGTTTCACTTCAGTCTGGAATAGCACTATGAATGAG ctGAAATGCTGCGGATATAAAAACTACACTGACTTCATGGGCTCTCAGTTCGTAAATACAACATCATTGTATCCTGACACGTGTTGCACTAGCAGTTCTGGACCCTGTAAtgaaaatgcagcaaaaacagaT ATTGTCGTGGGCTGCTTCCAGGCATTAGTGAATCTGGTTGAGGACAATGCAGTTCTGCTGGCTGGCGTGGCTTTGGGAATTGCGGCTTTAGAG ATTGCAGCAATGGTTGTTTCCATGATCCTCTACAAGAATGTAGGAAAATGA